One genomic region from Sphingomonas paeninsulae encodes:
- a CDS encoding CorA family divalent cation transporter: MSARNYVVTGNNAAAVGRDEATAAMGTADLVWVHLDGNDPASLDWLNTQDLPNIVVNALIATETRPRTDLVDGGAILNMRGPGEEAADFTDMLTSVRIWASHKRVISLTMRDLMALETLDQDILAGKILDPGDLVCVLATTITAELDPDVAELGDTLDDCEELFDAKNAFSMRRTIAATRAKAIAYRRFVAPQRQALEKLARIDAAWLTDDDRAHLGEAADRAARMAEELEAIRERSALMHEQLTDLRAELIDTRSLVISVVALVFLPLTFLTGLLGMNVDGIPYAHEPWAFMTVCAVCIAVAVAVGAYFIRAKWFR, translated from the coding sequence ATGAGCGCACGCAATTATGTCGTTACCGGAAACAATGCCGCGGCAGTAGGACGCGACGAAGCCACCGCCGCAATGGGAACCGCGGATCTGGTCTGGGTTCATCTCGACGGGAACGACCCCGCATCACTCGACTGGCTGAACACGCAGGATCTGCCGAATATCGTCGTCAACGCGCTGATTGCCACCGAGACGCGCCCACGCACCGATCTGGTCGATGGCGGTGCAATCCTGAACATGCGCGGGCCGGGCGAAGAGGCTGCGGATTTCACCGATATGCTGACTTCGGTTCGGATATGGGCATCGCATAAGCGCGTCATTTCGCTGACGATGCGCGATCTGATGGCGCTGGAAACACTGGATCAGGACATATTGGCGGGAAAAATCCTCGATCCCGGCGATCTGGTCTGCGTACTGGCGACTACGATCACCGCCGAACTCGATCCCGATGTGGCCGAACTCGGCGACACGCTGGACGATTGCGAGGAACTGTTCGACGCCAAAAACGCGTTTTCGATGCGCCGGACCATTGCGGCGACGCGGGCAAAGGCCATTGCCTATCGCCGGTTCGTCGCGCCTCAACGGCAGGCGCTGGAAAAGCTGGCCCGAATCGACGCCGCGTGGTTGACCGACGACGATCGCGCGCATCTGGGCGAAGCTGCGGATCGTGCAGCGCGCATGGCCGAGGAGCTTGAGGCGATACGCGAACGTTCGGCGCTGATGCACGAACAACTGACCGATTTACGCGCGGAATTGATCGACACGCGCAGTCTGGTGATTTCAGTGGTGGCGCTGGTGTTCCTGCCGCTGACGTTTTTGACCGGGCTGCTCGGCATGAACGTCGATGGCATACCCTATGCCCACGAACCCTGGGCTTTCATGACTGTCTGCGCAGTCTGTATCGCAGTAGCCGTCGCCGTCGGCGCTTATTTTATCCGTGCCAAGTGGTTTCGCTGA